Proteins from one Fibrobacter sp. genomic window:
- a CDS encoding toxin-antitoxin system YwqK family antitoxin → MRIRSFIGIFVSVGLIGCGGSDAVKEVVEQAYPDGSKKKVSYYKGKHIVRTAFFFEDGKLKSDQYFKLGQPDSCQIIYNQDGSKYSEKWFKAGKQDGPDKEWYENGQVKSEATYVNGLAQGKVTTYFKDGKIETECTYKDGQKHGEEIKYFPSGNKKHLKTYANGDASGIEQEWYENGKLKMEQTWANNVLNGPYTTYFKNGKKEEEGFYKDGAYEGLRKMYNDKGKKLSEAKFEKGILVDGTAY, encoded by the coding sequence ATGCGTATAAGATCATTTATTGGCATCTTTGTATCAGTTGGATTAATCGGTTGCGGAGGATCAGACGCTGTTAAAGAGGTTGTAGAGCAAGCATATCCGGATGGATCGAAGAAAAAGGTTTCGTATTACAAGGGAAAGCACATTGTCAGGACTGCGTTTTTCTTTGAGGACGGTAAACTGAAATCCGATCAGTACTTCAAGCTTGGCCAGCCGGACAGTTGTCAGATTATTTACAATCAGGACGGCAGCAAGTACAGTGAAAAATGGTTCAAGGCCGGCAAGCAGGACGGTCCTGACAAGGAATGGTATGAAAACGGTCAGGTGAAGAGTGAAGCTACATATGTAAATGGTTTAGCTCAAGGGAAAGTAACCACTTACTTCAAAGATGGGAAAATAGAAACAGAATGCACATACAAAGATGGACAAAAGCATGGAGAAGAGATAAAATACTTTCCTTCCGGCAATAAAAAACACCTAAAGACCTATGCAAATGGTGATGCTTCAGGTATCGAGCAGGAGTGGTACGAAAACGGGAAGCTGAAGATGGAGCAGACCTGGGCAAACAATGTCCTCAATGGACCCTACACCACATACTTTAAAAACGGGAAGAAAGAGGAAGAAGGCTTCTACAAAGATGGAGCCTATGAGGGACTAAGGAAAATGTATAATGATAAAGGAAAAAAATTGTCTGAAGCCAAATTTGAGAAAGGTATTCTAGTAGACGGAACAGCTTACTGA
- the hisA gene encoding phosphoribosylformimino-5-aminoimidazole carboxamide ribotide isomerase, with product MRFRPCIDLYQGKVKQIVGSTLSDDGRSVVTNFETDIPSSYFAEVYKKENLPGGHVIMLGPGNEASALNALRAYRGGLQIGGGINPRNAFSFLDAGASHVIVTSFVFNDGTLHWDRLSEISRLVGRNRLVLDLSCKWKDGSYYVVTDRWQKYTQVTLGEENFVKLAGYCDEFLIHAADVEGKRAGIDLRLIELLSKECPVTSTYAGGINSLDDLEKIKAHGNSRVDFTIGSALDIFGGSLKLKEVIQWCRNSL from the coding sequence ATGAGATTCAGACCCTGTATTGACCTGTATCAGGGAAAAGTTAAACAGATTGTGGGCAGTACGCTGAGTGATGATGGCAGAAGTGTGGTTACTAATTTTGAAACTGATATTCCATCATCATATTTTGCCGAAGTCTACAAAAAGGAAAATCTCCCCGGAGGGCATGTGATAATGCTTGGGCCGGGTAATGAGGCCAGTGCACTCAATGCCTTGCGGGCCTATAGAGGGGGATTGCAGATCGGAGGGGGAATTAATCCCCGGAATGCATTTTCTTTTCTGGATGCCGGCGCTTCACATGTCATCGTTACATCCTTTGTTTTCAATGACGGGACTCTGCACTGGGACAGGCTATCCGAAATTTCCAGGCTTGTCGGCAGGAACAGGCTGGTGCTGGATCTTAGCTGCAAGTGGAAAGACGGTTCCTACTATGTGGTTACTGACCGGTGGCAGAAGTATACCCAGGTTACTCTGGGGGAGGAGAATTTTGTAAAGCTTGCCGGGTACTGTGATGAATTTCTGATACACGCAGCCGATGTTGAGGGGAAACGTGCAGGAATCGACCTGCGGCTGATTGAACTCTTGTCAAAGGAATGTCCTGTTACGTCAACCTATGCAGGAGGAATAAACTCTCTTGATGATCTGGAAAAGATCAAGGCGCATGGGAATAGCAGGGTGGATTTTACAATTGGAAGTGCGCTTGACATTTTCGGAGGAAGTCTGAAACTGAAAGAAGTCATACAATGGTGCAGAAATTCTCTCTGA